From one Bradyrhizobium sp. Ash2021 genomic stretch:
- a CDS encoding DUF2282 domain-containing protein — protein MSAKSAISSLILAGAVSSALATIAVAAPLTKAEEQAALAAHKVKCYGIALKGQNDCAAGPGTTCQGTSTADFQGNAWKLVQGGTCESIVLPNGKHGSLNPI, from the coding sequence ATGTCCGCAAAGTCCGCTATCAGCTCACTGATCCTCGCCGGCGCTGTTTCCAGCGCACTCGCCACGATCGCCGTCGCCGCACCGCTGACCAAGGCCGAAGAGCAGGCTGCCCTCGCCGCCCACAAGGTGAAATGCTACGGCATCGCCCTGAAGGGTCAGAATGATTGTGCCGCCGGCCCCGGCACCACCTGCCAGGGCACCTCCACGGCGGATTTCCAGGGCAACGCCTGGAAGTTGGTCCAGGGCGGGACCTGCGAGTCGATCGTCCTCCCGAACGGCAAGCATGGCTCGCTGAACCCGATCTGA
- a CDS encoding DUF692 domain-containing protein, translating into MKTNTPPIAVSSAHPLRFPDHPIAGQAGTSFKHEHLAAIMADGKPKGFFEVHAENYMGAGGPPHRALEAIRQDNPVSLHGVCMSIGGPQPLDRDHLARFKSLVERYEPALVSEHLAWSTHETTFFNDLLPLPYTEDALARVCAHINEVQEAIGRSILLENPSTYVTFRESTLSETDFIRSIARRTGCGLLLDVNNVFVSATNHGYSALDYLADFPLEKVGEIHLAGHAEQTDDEGELLLIDSHDGPVADAVWKLFEIVIRKCGPVPTLIEWDSNIPDWPVLKAESTTAQSILDRYAGTSSLDQSHAA; encoded by the coding sequence ATGAAAACGAACACCCCCCCGATCGCCGTTTCCTCTGCGCACCCTCTCCGCTTTCCGGACCACCCCATCGCCGGCCAAGCGGGCACAAGCTTCAAGCACGAGCACCTTGCAGCGATCATGGCGGACGGCAAGCCGAAGGGCTTCTTCGAGGTCCACGCCGAAAACTATATGGGAGCCGGCGGCCCGCCGCACCGAGCGCTGGAAGCAATCCGCCAGGACAATCCCGTTTCGCTCCACGGCGTGTGCATGTCGATCGGCGGACCACAGCCGCTCGACCGAGACCACTTGGCTCGGTTCAAATCGCTCGTCGAGCGCTACGAGCCGGCACTTGTCTCTGAACATCTGGCTTGGTCCACGCACGAAACCACTTTCTTCAACGATCTCTTGCCGCTGCCCTACACGGAGGATGCCCTCGCGCGTGTCTGCGCACATATCAATGAAGTTCAGGAGGCGATCGGCCGGTCGATCCTTCTAGAGAACCCGTCGACCTACGTCACCTTCCGTGAATCAACGCTGAGCGAAACGGACTTTATCCGCTCGATTGCTCGACGGACCGGATGCGGGCTTCTTCTCGACGTCAACAACGTTTTCGTGTCGGCGACAAATCACGGCTATTCGGCGCTCGACTATCTGGCTGATTTTCCACTCGAGAAGGTGGGAGAGATCCATCTCGCGGGGCATGCGGAACAGACCGATGATGAGGGCGAGCTGCTGTTGATCGACAGCCACGATGGGCCGGTCGCGGATGCGGTCTGGAAACTGTTCGAAATTGTCATCCGCAAATGCGGTCCCGTCCCGACACTGATTGAGTGGGATAGCAACATCCCCGACTGGCCCGTCCTCAAGGCGGAATCAACCACCGCGCAGTCGATCCTGGACCGCTATGCGGGTACCTCCTCGCTGGATCAGAGCCATGCAGCTTAG
- a CDS encoding DNA-binding domain-containing protein, translated as MQLSRFPNKRVQKAPTYAAAFSPGLIKPERATPALVSGPNGKAAVKRYNVYRNNVTVSLIDALAAIYPAVQRITGVEFFRAMARFHVRETPPTSPLLFEYGRDFPAFIETYEFAQTMPWLADTARIERAWLDAYHAADATSLAPDRLASVPPDRLADLTFVRHPATHIVRSEYAALTIFSANRSADSVGQINAAEPEDALITRAENEVEVRHLPDGGAIFFTALMEGKTLDHAANAALEVVATFDLCASISGMLAAGAFVAAEFGDEP; from the coding sequence ATGCAGCTTAGCCGATTTCCTAACAAGCGAGTCCAGAAAGCGCCGACCTATGCGGCCGCCTTCTCGCCAGGGCTCATCAAGCCTGAACGTGCGACCCCAGCACTCGTCTCCGGCCCAAACGGGAAAGCGGCGGTGAAGCGGTACAACGTCTATCGCAACAACGTGACCGTCAGTCTGATCGACGCGCTGGCGGCGATTTATCCTGCCGTCCAGCGCATTACCGGAGTGGAGTTCTTTCGTGCCATGGCGCGGTTCCATGTTCGAGAGACTCCGCCGACCTCACCGCTCCTGTTCGAATATGGCCGTGATTTTCCGGCCTTCATCGAGACCTACGAATTTGCGCAGACCATGCCCTGGCTTGCCGACACTGCTCGCATCGAGAGAGCCTGGCTCGACGCGTATCACGCGGCTGACGCCACTTCACTGGCACCCGATCGACTCGCGTCTGTTCCGCCGGACCGCCTAGCCGACCTTACGTTCGTCCGTCATCCGGCGACACACATCGTCAGGTCCGAATACGCGGCACTCACGATCTTTTCGGCAAATCGCAGCGCGGACTCCGTCGGCCAAATCAATGCTGCCGAGCCAGAAGACGCCCTGATCACTCGAGCCGAGAACGAGGTCGAGGTTCGTCACCTTCCCGATGGGGGGGCGATATTCTTTACGGCGCTAATGGAGGGCAAGACGCTCGATCATGCAGCAAACGCTGCTTTGGAGGTCGTAGCCACTTTCGACCTCTGTGCCAGCATCTCAGGCATGTTGGCTGCCGGCGCTTTTGTCGCTGCCGAATTCGGAGACGAGCCATGA
- a CDS encoding DoxX family protein translates to MTAIDQPLASIDRFRGMALLTDRASLLVRTIAQPSLTQLLLRVALAVPFWRSGILKWDGFLQLSDTAVTLFTDEFMLHLPGGPYPFPAPTVMAFLSGCGEIIFPTLLVLGFVTRFAALGLFFMTVIVELTVPDGWPVHITWAAMALGIMAWGPGRISIDYVIRRLLGLPTTIR, encoded by the coding sequence ATGACCGCTATAGATCAACCCTTGGCCAGCATTGACAGATTCCGCGGGATGGCCCTTTTGACCGACCGCGCCAGCCTGTTGGTCCGCACGATCGCACAACCGTCCTTGACCCAGCTGTTACTTCGCGTCGCGCTGGCTGTGCCGTTCTGGCGCTCGGGCATTCTCAAATGGGATGGCTTCTTGCAGTTGAGCGACACTGCGGTCACCCTGTTCACCGACGAATTCATGCTCCACCTTCCTGGAGGTCCCTACCCTTTTCCGGCCCCAACCGTGATGGCCTTTCTGTCGGGCTGCGGGGAGATCATCTTCCCGACCCTGCTTGTTCTCGGTTTCGTCACCCGGTTCGCTGCCTTGGGTTTGTTCTTCATGACGGTGATCGTCGAGCTTACCGTGCCGGACGGGTGGCCGGTCCACATCACCTGGGCTGCGATGGCCCTGGGGATCATGGCATGGGGACCAGGTCGCATATCAATCGACTACGTCATCCGCCGTTTGTTGGGCCTCCCGACGACGATTCGGTGA
- a CDS encoding IS481 family transposase has translation MNSHKNARLTPKGREAMVRSVAAGLSKAAAARQFNTTPKTVAKWVERFRAGGVDGLRDRSSRPLSLPSQTAPATCAVVEALRRQRYTGKQIAVEVGVSPATVSRILQRLGINKLSALEPAEPVRRYEREHPGEIIHIDIKKLGRFEQVGHRITGDRQSKSRRVGWEYLHLAIDDHSRVAYSEILPDEKRRSCLSFLFNALRFFRAHGVKVYRVMTDNGTSFRSRRYPKALRLLKIKHLRTKPYTPKTNGKAERFVQTSLREWAYAQAYLTSDHRAQHLPIWLHRYNWHRPHSSLKSKPPISRLGLTEDNLLRLHI, from the coding sequence ATGAACAGCCATAAGAATGCTCGCCTGACGCCGAAAGGTCGAGAGGCCATGGTGCGGAGTGTGGCAGCGGGACTGAGCAAAGCGGCCGCCGCGCGCCAGTTCAACACCACGCCAAAGACCGTCGCCAAATGGGTCGAACGGTTCCGCGCAGGCGGTGTCGATGGTTTGCGCGACCGCTCCTCCAGGCCTCTTTCATTGCCAAGCCAAACGGCGCCCGCCACATGCGCCGTGGTTGAGGCCTTGCGCCGCCAGCGCTACACCGGCAAGCAGATCGCGGTCGAGGTCGGCGTGTCTCCGGCGACCGTCAGCCGCATCCTGCAGCGGCTCGGCATCAACAAGCTCTCGGCACTGGAGCCGGCCGAACCGGTGCGCCGGTACGAGCGCGAACACCCCGGCGAGATCATCCACATCGATATCAAAAAGCTGGGCCGTTTCGAGCAAGTCGGCCACCGCATCACCGGCGATCGCCAAAGCAAGAGCCGCAGGGTCGGTTGGGAATATCTGCACCTGGCAATCGACGACCATTCCCGCGTCGCCTATTCGGAAATCTTGCCCGATGAAAAACGTCGATCCTGCCTGAGCTTTCTCTTTAACGCGTTGCGCTTCTTCAGGGCCCATGGCGTCAAAGTCTATCGTGTCATGACCGACAACGGCACTAGCTTCCGATCCCGTCGTTACCCTAAGGCATTGCGCCTGCTCAAAATCAAGCACCTGCGCACTAAGCCCTATACGCCGAAAACCAACGGCAAGGCCGAGCGCTTCGTCCAAACCTCGTTGCGCGAATGGGCCTATGCCCAAGCCTATCTCACATCCGATCATCGGGCTCAGCACCTGCCGATCTGGCTGCATCGATATAACTGGCATCGACCACACAGCAGTCTAAAGTCCAAACCACCCATCAGCCGCCTCGGCTTGACCGAGGACAACCTGTTGAGGCTCCACATCTAG
- a CDS encoding TMEM175 family protein has protein sequence MQQIGLFEMRRLEALSNTIFGVAMTLLAYDLPKASVFKNAPAWIDLVRAYAQPLIALMISFIVAGLFWFSHHRRLAVAPEGSRGEVFLNLIFLVSIIILPVTNGLYGAYRLDGVVAVIYGGHLTVIAVLNALLWLLALRGRGHPELLATAIFPVFVFVLGTVVATIAPPVAQFIWCLAFGAPLAGWLAARR, from the coding sequence TTGCAGCAGATCGGTCTTTTTGAAATGCGCCGGCTGGAGGCGTTGAGCAACACCATCTTCGGCGTTGCGATGACGCTGCTGGCCTATGATTTGCCGAAGGCGAGCGTTTTCAAGAACGCGCCCGCCTGGATCGACCTGGTCCGCGCCTATGCGCAACCTCTCATCGCGCTGATGATCAGCTTCATCGTCGCGGGCCTGTTCTGGTTCAGCCATCACCGGCGGCTCGCGGTGGCGCCGGAAGGCAGCCGCGGCGAAGTCTTCCTCAACCTGATCTTTCTGGTGTCGATCATCATCCTTCCCGTCACGAATGGCCTTTACGGAGCCTATCGGCTCGACGGCGTCGTCGCCGTGATTTACGGCGGCCATCTGACGGTCATCGCTGTCCTGAACGCGCTGCTGTGGCTTCTCGCCCTCCGAGGCCGCGGCCATCCCGAATTGCTGGCAACCGCGATCTTTCCCGTGTTCGTATTCGTGCTGGGTACCGTTGTCGCCACCATCGCTCCACCCGTTGCGCAATTCATATGGTGCCTGGCATTTGGCGCGCCCTTGGCGGGCTGGCTGGCGGCGCGCCGTTAG
- a CDS encoding family 16 glycoside hydrolase — translation MPTTTERTSFTKDVQGRYLCNNLTEVDAWKSAGGRPFDFIIVGGGTFGSAIAEHLWFRQKQAGGGLRTLVVEAGLFTVPEHVQNTGIQGFTDPQNPFFLNENAPQPEKPQNEVWGIPWKSAIPFKGLAYTLGGRSLFWGGWSPQLLNEEMATWPATTVADLNGRYFDESSRQIGVDEANDFISGELQNGLRRQLFDNLASVPNVFSLNALPPSPLLKPGSDPAQLLGLTSTGGLSQADLLNLLKLEAPLAVQARPPHAGFFPLNKFSVVPLLTKAARTAASDSNGNDTAKEFMILPDAHVLSLRTVPTAAGTWRVTGIDTSQGPIDLAPGGTVVIALGTIENARLALASFEGTGLPTLPLIGKNLIAHLRSNLVIRVPRAAISGLSAAANELQTAALFVKGRATRQNGDLLGRFHLQISASGGGNTVGAEDELYRKVPDVDFYDQLRTSTDTHVAIAIRGLGEMEPADPANAGAHPSRVELSTRTDEYGVRRASVLLTQTPRDQELWNAMDAAMQKVAAIFANGQPMQVIQTNRDGLGTTHHEAGTLWMGTDPTRSVTDHQGRFHHTDNLYAAGPALFPSTGSPNPMLTGIALSRRTGDFIMAPPAFTADAGFESLFDGISLGDWTMSTISNQPGRDDPGSFWVRRGVLEGRVGTDLGLLWLTRPTPASYVLRLQWMMTAPDDNSGVFIAFPDPRHEGYDNTAYVGVNFGFEIQIDQLARPDNAPIHRTGAIYSFKGPTDGPLIVYPVGEWNDYEITVDGADVRVALNGQTVNLFHFTGDPQSPRRGLPSSPQDPRFIGLQTHTGRVLFRNIQWKGIVTS, via the coding sequence ATGCCTACCACTACGGAGAGGACCTCGTTCACCAAAGACGTCCAAGGCCGCTATCTGTGCAACAACCTCACGGAGGTCGATGCGTGGAAGTCCGCAGGCGGGCGTCCGTTCGACTTCATCATCGTGGGCGGGGGAACCTTCGGCTCCGCGATCGCGGAACACCTTTGGTTCCGTCAGAAACAAGCGGGTGGTGGATTGCGCACGCTGGTCGTCGAAGCTGGCCTGTTCACGGTCCCGGAGCACGTACAAAACACCGGGATCCAGGGTTTTACCGATCCGCAAAACCCATTTTTTCTCAATGAAAACGCGCCGCAACCGGAGAAGCCGCAGAACGAAGTCTGGGGCATTCCCTGGAAGTCGGCTATCCCGTTCAAGGGGCTCGCCTACACGCTCGGGGGTAGATCTCTTTTTTGGGGAGGGTGGTCCCCTCAACTGTTGAACGAGGAGATGGCGACCTGGCCCGCGACCACGGTCGCCGATTTGAACGGGAGATATTTCGACGAAAGCTCAAGGCAGATCGGTGTCGATGAGGCGAACGATTTCATTTCAGGTGAGCTACAGAACGGCTTGCGACGCCAGCTCTTCGACAATCTTGCCAGCGTCCCAAATGTGTTTTCCCTGAATGCCCTCCCGCCGTCCCCACTTCTCAAGCCGGGCTCCGATCCGGCGCAATTGCTCGGTCTAACCTCGACCGGTGGCCTTTCTCAAGCCGACCTGTTGAATCTTCTGAAGCTCGAGGCACCACTCGCGGTCCAGGCGCGGCCTCCTCACGCGGGTTTTTTCCCGCTGAACAAATTCAGCGTGGTGCCGCTTTTGACGAAGGCCGCCCGAACCGCTGCAAGCGATTCGAACGGCAACGATACCGCCAAGGAATTCATGATTCTGCCGGACGCTCATGTGCTGTCGCTGCGGACCGTTCCGACTGCCGCCGGCACGTGGCGGGTCACGGGCATCGATACAAGCCAGGGGCCTATCGACCTTGCACCCGGCGGCACCGTCGTCATCGCTCTCGGTACCATCGAAAACGCGAGACTGGCTTTGGCCTCGTTTGAAGGGACCGGTCTTCCCACCTTGCCGCTCATCGGCAAGAACTTGATAGCGCATCTTCGCTCGAACCTCGTCATCCGCGTGCCCCGGGCGGCGATATCCGGCCTCTCGGCCGCGGCGAACGAACTACAAACGGCGGCGCTGTTCGTAAAGGGGCGCGCTACGCGGCAAAACGGTGATTTGCTCGGCCGATTCCACCTTCAGATATCGGCGAGCGGAGGCGGTAACACCGTCGGTGCCGAGGACGAACTCTACCGCAAAGTTCCCGATGTCGACTTCTACGACCAACTGCGCACCTCGACGGATACTCACGTGGCGATCGCGATCCGCGGCCTTGGGGAAATGGAGCCCGCCGATCCCGCGAACGCCGGCGCGCATCCAAGTCGTGTCGAGTTGAGTACCCGAACGGACGAATACGGAGTCCGTCGCGCATCCGTCTTGCTCACACAGACCCCACGCGATCAGGAACTCTGGAACGCCATGGATGCGGCCATGCAGAAGGTGGCGGCAATATTCGCCAACGGGCAGCCCATGCAGGTCATCCAAACCAATCGCGACGGATTGGGAACCACGCATCATGAAGCCGGAACGCTCTGGATGGGAACTGATCCGACGCGAAGCGTTACGGATCATCAGGGTCGTTTCCATCATACCGATAATCTGTACGCGGCCGGGCCCGCGCTTTTCCCGAGCACCGGCTCACCCAACCCGATGCTCACCGGCATCGCGCTGTCGCGGCGCACCGGTGACTTTATCATGGCCCCGCCGGCCTTCACGGCAGACGCGGGTTTCGAAAGCTTGTTCGACGGCATCTCGCTCGGCGACTGGACTATGTCGACGATCAGCAACCAACCTGGGCGAGACGACCCCGGCTCCTTTTGGGTTCGACGGGGTGTGTTGGAGGGACGGGTCGGGACGGATCTCGGCCTTCTCTGGCTTACGCGACCGACGCCCGCCAGCTATGTATTGCGGCTGCAGTGGATGATGACGGCACCCGACGACAATTCGGGAGTATTTATCGCCTTCCCGGACCCGAGGCACGAAGGCTACGACAACACCGCCTACGTCGGCGTCAACTTCGGCTTCGAGATACAGATCGACCAGTTGGCCCGTCCAGACAATGCGCCGATCCACAGAACCGGTGCCATCTACTCCTTCAAGGGCCCGACTGACGGTCCGCTGATCGTGTATCCGGTAGGAGAATGGAATGACTATGAGATCACCGTCGATGGCGCTGACGTCAGGGTTGCTCTGAACGGACAGACGGTAAATCTTTTCCATTTCACGGGCGATCCGCAGTCTCCGCGTCGCGGACTTCCGTCAAGTCCCCAGGACCCTCGATTCATCGGACTACAGACGCATACCGGCCGTGTTCTCTTCCGCAACATTCAATGGAAAGGCATCGTGACCTCATGA
- a CDS encoding PepSY domain-containing protein — protein sequence MSTRTIFQMVLWCLMIFGIFSPAHALTQDELVAKLEAAGYSQVRDIKSTAEGISVKATKDGKDISLVVDSSGQVKERK from the coding sequence ATGTCGACGCGAACAATCTTTCAAATGGTCCTTTGGTGTCTGATGATATTTGGCATCTTCTCGCCTGCCCATGCCCTGACCCAGGATGAGCTTGTAGCCAAACTTGAAGCCGCGGGCTATTCGCAAGTCCGGGACATCAAATCCACGGCCGAAGGTATCTCCGTCAAGGCGACGAAAGACGGTAAGGACATTTCTCTCGTCGTCGACAGCAGCGGCCAAGTCAAGGAACGGAAGTAG
- a CDS encoding alpha/beta hydrolase yields the protein MPSLEQITIAPGLTFDALTAGEPGAPLVLLLHGFAESMHCWRAQLGALGDMGYRAIAPSQRGYSPDARPDPNDTANYHIDRLMDDAMAIAAAAGYGDARFHLVGHDWGGSIAWALADRHHGRVASLTILSRPHPNAFNRALLMIDGDQAQRSRHHKAFLEPDAADIVLADDAKWLRERLAANGVPAAAIEAHLAVLGNKDAMEAALAWYRARGAIRGPLGPIRVPTLFIWGDADDTVGRVAAEGTVDFIAAPYRFEVLPGVGHFAADQAPDRVCELLLEHVAEHPA from the coding sequence ATGCCGTCGCTCGAACAGATCACGATCGCTCCCGGCCTGACCTTCGACGCCCTCACCGCCGGCGAGCCTGGCGCACCGCTGGTGTTGCTGCTGCACGGCTTTGCAGAATCGATGCATTGCTGGCGCGCGCAGCTCGGCGCCCTCGGTGATATGGGCTATCGCGCGATCGCGCCGAGCCAACGCGGCTATTCGCCGGACGCGCGGCCGGATCCGAACGACACTGCCAACTATCATATCGACCGCTTGATGGACGACGCGATGGCGATCGCGGCAGCCGCCGGCTACGGCGATGCGCGCTTTCATCTCGTCGGCCACGACTGGGGCGGCAGCATCGCGTGGGCGCTGGCCGATCGCCATCACGGGCGCGTGGCGTCGCTCACCATTCTCTCGCGGCCGCACCCGAACGCATTCAACCGCGCGCTGCTCATGATCGACGGCGATCAGGCACAGCGCTCGCGACACCACAAGGCGTTTCTCGAACCGGATGCCGCCGATATCGTGCTTGCCGACGATGCCAAATGGCTGCGCGAGCGCCTGGCGGCCAATGGCGTTCCCGCTGCCGCGATCGAGGCGCATCTCGCCGTGCTCGGCAACAAGGACGCGATGGAAGCCGCACTGGCCTGGTATCGCGCGCGCGGCGCGATCCGCGGTCCCCTCGGGCCGATCCGCGTGCCCACGCTCTTCATCTGGGGCGATGCCGACGATACCGTCGGGCGTGTCGCCGCCGAAGGCACGGTGGATTTCATCGCGGCGCCCTATCGCTTCGAGGTTCTGCCCGGTGTCGGGCATTTTGCGGCGGATCAGGCGCCCGATCGGGTCTGCGAATTATTGCTGGAGCATGTGGCGGAACATCCGGCCTGA
- a CDS encoding glutathione S-transferase family protein: MSEFTVHSIPGSPFGRAVLMTLEEKGVSYRFAPVAPGTLRSPEHLARHPFGRVPVLEHDGFLLYETQAILRYLDRVLPTPLLTPADPRRAARMDQAMNVNDWYLFHGVGNVIIFHRVVGPRVMGLTPDEAAIEAAMPKAHAVFDELARLLAGQDYFAGDSISLADLMLAPAVEFFTGTPEWSDLGAPHANLVAWLARMAARPSMKATTWERVAGMARAA, encoded by the coding sequence ATGTCGGAATTTACAGTCCATTCGATACCGGGCAGCCCATTCGGACGGGCGGTGTTGATGACGCTGGAGGAGAAAGGCGTGTCGTATCGCTTCGCGCCGGTGGCGCCGGGCACGCTCCGTTCGCCCGAACATCTGGCGCGGCATCCGTTCGGCCGGGTGCCGGTGCTGGAGCATGACGGCTTTCTCCTGTACGAGACCCAGGCCATCCTGCGTTATCTCGACCGCGTACTGCCGACGCCCTTGCTTACGCCCGCCGATCCCAGGCGCGCCGCGCGGATGGACCAGGCGATGAATGTCAACGACTGGTATCTGTTTCACGGTGTCGGCAATGTCATCATTTTTCATCGAGTGGTAGGCCCGCGGGTGATGGGATTGACACCGGACGAAGCGGCAATCGAAGCCGCGATGCCGAAGGCGCACGCGGTGTTTGATGAGCTGGCGCGGCTTCTCGCCGGGCAAGACTACTTTGCGGGCGATAGCATATCGCTGGCGGACCTCATGCTCGCTCCGGCGGTGGAGTTTTTCACGGGCACGCCGGAATGGTCTGACCTCGGCGCACCGCATGCCAATCTCGTCGCCTGGCTGGCGCGGATGGCGGCTCGGCCAAGCATGAAGGCAACCACCTGGGAGCGCGTGGCCGGGATGGCCCGGGCGGCCTGA
- a CDS encoding SRPBCC family protein, translated as MTEVTIIAPVRKTIRVKAPIEHAFEVFTSGLTRWWPYDHGVGKKPIQKVLMEPQLGGRWLEIAEDGTETSVATITLWEPPHRLVMLWQVNAQWKPDAAMKSEVDVRFAADGPDATHVELLHHKFETMGADAGASMRRDVDGGWPGLMQRFAQQAELGKTEA; from the coding sequence ATGACTGAGGTGACCATCATCGCGCCCGTCCGCAAAACCATTCGCGTCAAGGCGCCGATCGAGCATGCGTTCGAGGTCTTCACCAGCGGCCTGACGCGCTGGTGGCCGTACGATCACGGCGTCGGCAAGAAGCCGATTCAGAAGGTGTTGATGGAGCCGCAGCTCGGCGGCCGCTGGCTGGAAATAGCCGAGGACGGCACCGAGACCAGCGTCGCCACGATCACGCTGTGGGAGCCGCCGCATCGGCTAGTGATGCTGTGGCAGGTCAACGCCCAGTGGAAGCCTGACGCCGCGATGAAATCGGAGGTCGACGTTCGCTTTGCCGCCGACGGGCCGGACGCGACCCATGTCGAGCTGCTTCACCACAAGTTCGAGACGATGGGTGCGGACGCCGGGGCTTCGATGCGCAGGGACGTCGACGGCGGCTGGCCTGGCCTGATGCAGCGCTTCGCGCAGCAGGCCGAACTCGGCAAAACCGAGGCTTGA
- a CDS encoding metalloregulator ArsR/SmtB family transcription factor — MAYGSALMVLADPTRREVFERLRAGPRPVNAIAAGLPVSRPAVSQHLKVLKGAGLVDERSEGVRRIYSLRREGLVELREWLDSFWSNALDAFKAEVEKSHIDAKRKK; from the coding sequence ATGGCTTACGGAAGCGCGCTCATGGTATTGGCGGACCCGACGCGGCGGGAGGTGTTCGAGCGCCTCCGCGCCGGACCGCGTCCGGTGAATGCGATTGCCGCCGGGTTGCCGGTGTCGCGGCCGGCGGTGTCGCAACATCTAAAGGTCCTGAAGGGTGCGGGCCTGGTCGACGAGCGCAGCGAGGGCGTCCGCCGGATCTACTCGCTTCGGCGCGAGGGCCTGGTGGAATTGCGCGAATGGCTGGACAGTTTCTGGAGCAATGCACTCGACGCATTCAAGGCGGAAGTGGAAAAGTCCCACATCGACGCCAAGAGGAAGAAATGA